The following proteins come from a genomic window of Populus alba chromosome 12, ASM523922v2, whole genome shotgun sequence:
- the LOC118044855 gene encoding uncharacterized protein, with translation MQPSRPLITLSPSSPSFNSYSSNKLAEIAARVVQEFTNESEQVEDANNNIFSWQEQGGGEKSNHPQNNDEEGEEGEDDFEFAVLSRPEPQFPPISADDIFYNGQIRPFYPLFNTKLLLDDQESLPRSKTATNSTQDAKKPNRLPLRKLFYEDRETFSCSSSEADDIDSLEPEPGTYCVWTPKKEEGSPGSCKKSNSTGSNSKRWKFKDFIYRSNSDGKDTFVFLMPNNKKSGLHHQRLGSDDQDGNHNKQGTEKSKEAKGAGGGLFQFQEHYYVRSKEGDKRRSYLPYRPDLVGFLSNVNGVGRNLHPF, from the coding sequence ATGCAGCCAAGTAGGCCCTTAATCACCCTTTCTCCAAGCTCTCCAAGCTTCAACTCCTACTCTTCAAACAAGCTAGCAGAGATTGCAGCAAGGGTCGTCCAAGAATTCACAAACGAATCAGAACAAGTAGAAGACGCGAACAACAACATTTTCTCTTGGCAAGAACAAGGAGGAGGAGAGAAAAGCAACCACCCACAAAACAACGACGAGGAGGGGGAGGAGGGGGAGGATGACTTCGAGTTTGCAGTTCTAAGTAGGCCAGAACCACAATTCCCTCCGATTTCTGCTGATGATATCTTTTACAACGGCCAAATCAGACCCTTCTATCCCTTATTTAACACCAAGTTACTCTTAGACGACCAAGAATCCCTACCCAGATCGAAAACTGCAACCAATAGTACCCAAGATGCCAAGAAACCAAATAGATTACCCCTCAGGAAGCTCTTCTACGAGGACCGTGAAACCTTTTCGTGTTCTTCATCGGAAGCTGATGATATTGACAGCCTAGAGCCTGAGCCTGGAACGTACTGTGTGTGGACGCCAAAGAAGGAGGAGGGGTCTCCAGGGAGCTGCAAGAAGAGCAACTCTACAGGGTCTAATTCAAAGAGATGGAAGTTCAAAGATTTTATTTACCGGAGTAATAGTGATGGTAAGGATACTTTTGTGTTCTTGATGCCTAATAACAAGAAGAGTGGCCTCCATCACCAGAGATTAGGCAGCGATGACCAAGATGGGAACCATAATAAACAGGGCACAGAGAAAAGTAAAGAAGCGAAAGGAGCTGGAGGAggtttgtttcaatttcaagaACATTATTACGTGAGGAGTAAAGAAGGTGATAAACGCCGCTCCTATCTGCCTTACAGGCCGGATTTGGTAGGGTTTCTGTCTAATGTTAATGGGGTGGGAAGGAATCTTCATCCATTTTGA
- the LOC118044822 gene encoding probable inactive poly [ADP-ribose] polymerase SRO5, translated as MEYTPIQVRNTNGITHGFTSDNTTKNSSQNPTTTNYASRHSHDQESVISDSESSSSGASSGQLPSFNDGLVRLFEGDRVHDLIKRRFVSGLGLLGKQATVVAIHRNSYSGVLEQARMQSFQIFAKAMENKCGGDANVKFGWYGGTRDEICEIVKHGFSARMLDNSNGLYGCGIYLSPDDSPVECVKKLSVDKDGLRHLLLCRLILGKSEVVHPGSDQCHPSSEEFDSGIDNLSSPKKYILWSTHMNTHILPEFVISFRAPSRLKGYFRIPESVRRPNSPWMPFPALISALSKFLPPTTTKLIIKYHRDHREKKISRQQLIQQVRKTVGDKLLISVIKSFRTEILETQSNFEEKRVQKGVKNGMNCDEKKDGMEELMMHT; from the exons ATGGAGTATACACCGATTCAAGTCAGAAATACCAATGGAATCACACACGGGTTTACTTCCGACAACACAACCAAGAATTCTTCACAGAATCCTACTACTACGAATTACGCAAGCAGACATTCACATGATCAAGAATCAGTTATTTCTGATAGCGAGAGTTCCAGTTCTGGTGCCAGTTCTGGGCAACTCCCATCATTTAATGATGGGTTGGTTCGACTTTTTGAAGGAGATAGAGTTCATGATCTCATTAAGCGAAGATTCGTTTCGGGTTTGGGTTTGCTTGGCAAGCAAGCAACAGTTGTTGCCATTCACAGGAACTCTTATTCTGGTGTTTTGGAGCAAGCTAGAATGCAGTCCTTTCAGATTTTTGCGAAAGCAATGGAGAACAAGTGTGGCGGCGATGCGAATGTTAAGTTTGGTTGGTACGGTGGTACAAGAGATGAGATATGTGAGATTGTGAAGCATGGTTTTAGTGCCCGAATGCTAGACAACAGTAATGGACTCTATGGTTGTGGCATTTATCTTTCTCCGGATGATTCTCCTGTTGAATG TGTGAAGAAATTGAGTGTTGATAAAGATGGTCTGCGGCATTTGTTGCTTTGCCGTCTAATTCTGGGGAAATCAGAGGTTGTGCATCCGGGTTCTGATCAGTGTCATCCGAGTTCTGAGGAGTTTGATTCAGGAATAGACAATCTGTCATCTCCTAAGAAGTATATTTTATGGAGCACCCACATGAACACTCATATTTTGCCAGAGTTTGTGATAAGTTTCAGGGCTCCTTCTCGCTTGAAAG GGTACTTTAGAATTCCAGAATCCGTGAGGAGGCCAAATTCACCATGGATGCCATTTCCTGCTCTTATTTCCGCACTCTCAAAGTTCTTGCCTCCTACAACTACCAAGTTGATTATCAAGTATCATAGAGATCACAGA GAAAAGAAGATTTCTAGACAACAACTAATACAGCAAGTGAGAAAAACTGTGGGGGACAAGCTACTGATTTCAGTCATTAAGTCATTTAGAACCGAG ATACTTGAAACACAAAGCAACTTTGAGGAAAAAAGGGTTCAAAAGGGAGTCAAGAATGGAATGAACTGTGATGAGAAGAAAGACGGTATGGAAGAATTGATGATGCATACATGA